Proteins co-encoded in one Kribbella qitaiheensis genomic window:
- a CDS encoding DinB family protein, with translation MIDLKAELLAPLRGSRAVMLAKLEELPEYDRRRPLTPSGTNLLGLVKHLAGLEYGYLGASFGRPPIERPSWFRDDPYDEIDMWATPDESSDYITAVYREACAHSDITIAELELDSPGHVAHWAEGHQGTTLGVLLIRMTCETAQHAGHADIIRELIDGRTGAARADDPQYSLVQAAADQFRTPGNHAR, from the coding sequence ATGATCGATCTCAAAGCCGAGTTGCTGGCGCCTCTGCGGGGGAGCCGGGCTGTCATGCTCGCCAAGCTGGAGGAGCTGCCGGAGTACGACCGGCGTCGGCCGCTCACACCTTCGGGGACGAACCTGCTCGGTCTCGTCAAGCATCTGGCGGGGCTGGAGTACGGGTATCTCGGGGCGTCCTTCGGTCGCCCACCGATCGAGCGTCCGTCGTGGTTCCGCGATGATCCGTACGACGAGATCGACATGTGGGCGACACCTGATGAGTCGAGCGACTACATCACCGCTGTCTACCGCGAGGCATGCGCTCATTCCGACATCACCATCGCCGAACTCGAGCTGGACAGCCCAGGTCACGTGGCGCACTGGGCCGAGGGGCATCAGGGGACGACGCTGGGTGTGCTGCTGATCAGGATGACCTGCGAGACGGCGCAGCACGCAGGCCATGCCGACATCATCCGCGAGCTGATCGACGGCCGGACCGGAGCTGCCCGCGCCGATGATCCGCAGTACAGCCTGGTCCAGGCAGCTGCCGACCAGTTCCGCACGCCCGGAAACCACGCCAGGTAA
- a CDS encoding carbon-nitrogen hydrolase family protein: MLQSELDQIIALSGELGIWTVLPSVHQVPEARPYNSLYVVSDQGKIVARYDERTLSTTKITYMYTPGTKPVTIEVDGYRFGLALGMDVHFPELYTEYDRLEVDGVLISYSTNGTPGNDRAATEARGHAAANNYWVSLAVAANPDSNIDSGVINELGEWVAECPSDSRPAIAVADLHPENELAPSARDWRHQARSRITS; this comes from the coding sequence GTGCTCCAGTCCGAGCTGGATCAGATCATCGCGTTGTCAGGTGAGCTGGGGATCTGGACGGTGCTTCCGTCGGTGCACCAGGTCCCGGAGGCGCGTCCGTACAACAGCCTGTACGTCGTCTCCGACCAGGGCAAGATCGTTGCCCGGTACGACGAACGCACGCTCTCGACGACGAAGATCACCTATATGTACACGCCCGGCACGAAGCCGGTGACCATCGAGGTCGACGGGTACCGGTTCGGTCTCGCGCTGGGGATGGATGTGCATTTCCCTGAGCTCTACACGGAGTACGACCGGCTCGAGGTCGACGGCGTACTGATCTCGTACTCGACCAACGGCACGCCGGGGAACGACCGGGCGGCCACCGAGGCGCGCGGTCATGCTGCAGCGAACAACTACTGGGTCAGCCTCGCGGTCGCCGCGAACCCGGACTCGAACATCGATTCCGGCGTGATCAACGAACTGGGCGAGTGGGTCGCCGAGTGCCCGTCGGACAGCCGCCCGGCGATCGCGGTCGCCGACCTGCACCCCGAGAACGAGCTGGCCCCGTCAGCGCGCGACTGGCGTCACCAGGCCCGCTCCCGCATCACCTCCTAG
- a CDS encoding GNAT family N-acetyltransferase, which yields MAKTNAVVVGELTTRALSPETWQAFADLAERHNGVWGGCWCTYFHTMHGEKTFTVEGNRALKEQLVKEGRAHAALVFDGEVAVGWCEYGPPMELPNINHRKEYEAGLGEPPDYRLTCFFVDRRYRRQGVSAVALRGALELIAQAGGGVVETYPQDTAGKQITASFLYNGTRSLFERARVHLLPPQGQEPLRDEYYGRAGQVAPGVPVRRRPVVRGNSRLGGDAGAGLVTPVAR from the coding sequence CCCTCAGCCCGGAGACCTGGCAAGCCTTTGCGGATCTCGCCGAGCGGCACAACGGGGTGTGGGGCGGCTGCTGGTGTACGTATTTCCACACGATGCACGGCGAGAAGACCTTCACGGTCGAAGGCAACCGCGCCCTCAAGGAGCAACTGGTCAAGGAGGGGCGGGCGCACGCGGCGCTGGTGTTCGACGGTGAGGTCGCGGTGGGGTGGTGCGAGTACGGGCCGCCGATGGAGCTGCCGAACATCAACCACCGCAAGGAGTACGAGGCCGGCCTCGGCGAGCCGCCCGACTATCGGTTGACCTGCTTCTTCGTCGACAGAAGGTACCGGCGTCAGGGTGTCTCCGCGGTTGCCCTCCGCGGCGCCCTGGAACTGATCGCGCAAGCGGGCGGCGGGGTCGTGGAGACGTACCCGCAGGACACCGCCGGCAAGCAGATCACCGCGTCGTTCCTCTACAACGGCACCCGCAGCCTCTTCGAGCGGGCCCGGGTTCACCTACTCCCGCCCCAAGGGCAAGAACCACTGCGTGATGAGTACTACGGTCGCGCCGGCCAAGTAGCGCCCGGAGTCCCCGTACGACGGCGTCCCGTCGTACGGGGAAACTCTCGCCTAGGAGGTGATGCGGGAGCGGGCCTGGTGACGCCAGTCGCGCGCTGA